One genomic region from Clostridia bacterium encodes:
- a CDS encoding DUF1573 domain-containing protein gives MAEFNCRDFEKTVFTYLLRHQSILDLLAKCQESSARTNRAITKAVTNCGCLKIKAEKQPIPPEANLSDLKKFFSSHLDGELCDICREIIVDELGKNLFYITALCNTLGISLQEIIEAEHRKIKTLGKFNLT, from the coding sequence TTGGCAGAATTTAATTGCCGTGATTTTGAAAAAACCGTATTTACCTATTTACTCCGCCATCAAAGTATTTTAGACCTTTTGGCTAAATGCCAAGAATCATCGGCACGTACTAATCGGGCCATCACCAAAGCTGTCACCAACTGCGGCTGCTTAAAAATTAAAGCTGAAAAACAACCTATACCACCAGAAGCTAACTTAAGTGATTTAAAAAAGTTTTTTTCCAGTCATTTAGATGGTGAGCTGTGCGATATTTGTCGAGAAATTATTGTAGATGAATTAGGCAAAAATCTCTTTTACATAACCGCTCTTTGTAATACCTTAGGTATCAGTTTACAGGAAATTATTGAGGCTGAACATCGAAAAATTAAAACATTAGGCAAATTCAACCTAACATAA
- the radA gene encoding DNA repair protein RadA, whose translation MKVKSKFVCQECGYIALRWLGRCPECGVWNSLEEEVEQSLPRSVQKRALTRPQLLSEIENQAVARLDLGSRELNRVLGGGLVLGSIVLLAGDPGIGKSTLLLQVADYVARQGNTVLYISGEESVEQIKMRASRLGLEAARLYLWSETDLGLIEQEIGKIKPALIIIDSIQTVFCAELTSTMGSISQIKVATSRLGALAKEFNVPLLIVGHVTKEGGIAGPRVLEHMVDTVLYFEGERQHQYRILRSIKNRFGSTFELGVWEMRNSGLQEILNPSQAFLAERPQASPGSVVAASIEGTRPLLVEIQALVSQSVFGHPRRVATGVDYNRVNLLMAVLEKRVGLNLSQQDAYVNVVGGIKVQEPALDLAIAIALASSLKNRPTLPHLVLMGEVGLTGEIRSISFLEKRLREAEKLGFTHCLVPQGKKIAELRKQKKGLELMAAKTLKEAVELVLM comes from the coding sequence TTGAAGGTTAAGAGTAAGTTTGTTTGTCAAGAATGCGGTTATATTGCTCTGCGCTGGTTGGGCCGCTGTCCAGAATGTGGTGTTTGGAATTCCTTGGAGGAAGAGGTGGAGCAATCTTTACCGCGTTCTGTTCAAAAGAGAGCTTTAACACGTCCACAATTACTTTCCGAAATTGAAAATCAGGCTGTAGCTCGCTTGGATTTGGGGAGTCGAGAATTAAATCGTGTACTGGGTGGGGGGTTGGTTCTCGGCTCCATTGTTCTTTTGGCTGGGGACCCGGGTATTGGTAAATCTACTCTACTTTTACAAGTTGCAGATTATGTAGCTCGGCAGGGAAATACAGTTTTATATATTTCTGGTGAAGAGTCAGTTGAGCAAATTAAAATGCGGGCTTCACGTCTGGGTTTGGAGGCAGCACGTCTTTACCTTTGGTCTGAAACTGATTTGGGTTTAATTGAACAGGAAATAGGAAAAATAAAGCCAGCCTTAATTATTATTGATTCTATTCAAACTGTTTTTTGTGCGGAATTAACCTCTACTATGGGCAGTATTAGTCAAATAAAAGTGGCCACGAGTAGGTTGGGGGCTTTGGCTAAAGAATTTAATGTGCCACTTTTAATTGTAGGTCATGTAACTAAGGAAGGTGGTATTGCTGGACCGCGAGTTTTAGAACATATGGTGGATACAGTTTTATATTTTGAAGGTGAACGTCAGCATCAATATCGAATTTTGCGGAGTATTAAAAATCGTTTTGGGTCCACCTTTGAACTAGGTGTTTGGGAAATGAGAAATAGTGGTTTGCAGGAGATTTTAAATCCTTCGCAAGCTTTTTTAGCCGAGAGACCACAAGCTTCACCTGGTTCTGTAGTAGCAGCTAGTATTGAGGGCACTCGTCCTTTATTAGTGGAAATTCAGGCCTTGGTAAGTCAAAGTGTTTTTGGACATCCTCGCCGGGTGGCTACAGGTGTTGACTATAATCGGGTTAATTTATTAATGGCAGTGTTGGAAAAAAGAGTTGGTTTAAATTTAAGTCAGCAAGATGCATATGTTAATGTAGTAGGGGGAATCAAAGTACAAGAACCGGCTTTGGATTTGGCTATTGCCATTGCTTTGGCTTCTAGTTTAAAAAATAGACCCACTCTTCCACATTTGGTATTAATGGGAGAAGTGGGCCTTACTGGGGAAATCAGAAGTATTTCCTTTTTGGAAAAACGCTTGCGGGAAGCAGAAAAATTGGGTTTTACCCATTGTTTAGTTCCCCAAGGTAAAAAAATTGCGGAATTGCGAAAACAAAAAAAGGGCTTGGAATTAATGGCTGCCAAGACCCTTAAAGAAGCAGTAGAACTTGTTTTAATGTAA
- a CDS encoding ATP-dependent Clp protease ATP-binding subunit: protein MFSKFTRRAQHVLYLAGEEAKALGHAAIGTEHILLGLLRENEGVGARALIELGLDLNSVRKAVTDLVSPAHLTTTKVSITPRAKKVIELANDEAIRWGVNYVGTEHLLLGLVREGEGVAAQALLDLGVTADAIRKQVFALLGGGSIPLQKTMSTQTGKGRKRATPTLNEYGRDLTELAQAGKIDPVIGRQKEIERVIQVLSRRTKNNPVLIGDPGVGKTAIAEGLAQYIVEGKVPETIKEKRVIALDMGALVAGSKYRGEFEERLKKIIEEIRSSGDVILFIDEMHTLVGAGAAEGAIDAANILKPALARGELQAIGATTIDEYRKYVEKDAALERRFQPIMVEEPTAEVALQILEGLRDLYEAHHRVKITDKALQAAVDLAVRYISDRFLPDKAIDLVDEAASKVRLRGFTTPPNLSELEQEIENLSKEKEAAIVSQDYEKAAELRDEERKLQQQLAEEKSKWEQEQGQKTELVTEAEIAEVVSSWTGVPVQQLTQAEAERLLNLEELLGKRVIGQEKAITAISQAIRRASAGLKDPKRPIGSFIFAGPTGVGKTELAKALAEILFGDEEALIRLDMSEYMEKHTVARLIGAPPGYVGYDEGGQLTEAVRRKPYAVILLDEIEKAHADVFNALLQVMEDGRLTDAKGRTVNFRNTVLIMTSNLGASQIGQGTTVGFVPNADKQDKHQEMKKEVMEAIKKAFRPEFLNRLDGIIIFHALYQEQLKKITTLLINQVIARLREQEIEVEVSEAVKEKVMQAGYNPLFGARPLRRAVQRIVEDRLSEELLKQTFQKGDQIRVELEGEEVVVRVI, encoded by the coding sequence ATGTTTTCAAAATTTACTCGTCGAGCACAACATGTTTTATATTTGGCAGGTGAAGAAGCTAAGGCACTAGGACATGCAGCTATTGGCACTGAACATATTTTACTTGGTTTATTAAGAGAAAATGAAGGTGTCGGGGCCCGGGCCTTGATTGAATTGGGTTTGGATTTGAATTCGGTACGTAAGGCGGTTACAGATTTGGTCTCTCCGGCTCATTTGACTACTACTAAGGTTAGTATTACACCGCGGGCTAAAAAAGTAATAGAACTGGCTAATGATGAAGCGATTCGCTGGGGTGTTAATTATGTAGGTACTGAACATTTACTTTTGGGTTTAGTGCGGGAGGGTGAGGGAGTAGCTGCCCAGGCTTTATTAGATTTAGGGGTTACGGCTGATGCCATTCGCAAGCAAGTTTTTGCTTTATTGGGTGGTGGTAGTATTCCTTTACAGAAAACTATGAGTACACAGACAGGTAAGGGGCGTAAAAGGGCTACACCTACTTTAAATGAATATGGTCGTGATCTTACTGAATTGGCACAGGCGGGAAAAATTGATCCGGTGATCGGACGTCAAAAGGAAATTGAGCGGGTAATTCAAGTATTAAGCCGTAGAACTAAAAATAATCCGGTTTTAATTGGTGATCCTGGTGTGGGTAAAACTGCCATCGCCGAAGGCTTAGCTCAATATATTGTTGAAGGAAAAGTCCCGGAAACAATTAAAGAAAAAAGAGTCATTGCTTTGGATATGGGGGCTTTGGTAGCTGGTTCTAAATATCGGGGTGAATTTGAAGAGCGTTTGAAAAAAATAATTGAGGAAATTAGAAGTAGTGGGGATGTTATTTTATTTATTGATGAGATGCATACTTTAGTTGGGGCTGGGGCTGCCGAAGGAGCTATTGATGCTGCCAATATTCTTAAACCAGCCTTGGCTCGGGGAGAATTACAGGCTATTGGGGCGACCACAATTGATGAATATCGTAAATATGTAGAAAAAGATGCGGCTTTGGAAAGGCGTTTTCAGCCAATTATGGTTGAAGAACCTACTGCAGAGGTTGCTTTACAAATTTTAGAAGGTTTAAGGGATCTTTATGAAGCTCATCATCGGGTTAAAATTACGGATAAAGCCTTACAGGCTGCTGTGGATCTTGCTGTTCGCTATATTTCGGATCGCTTCTTACCAGATAAAGCCATCGATTTGGTTGATGAGGCTGCTTCTAAAGTAAGATTACGGGGATTTACTACACCCCCTAATCTTAGCGAATTGGAACAGGAAATTGAAAATCTCAGTAAAGAAAAAGAAGCAGCTATTGTTAGTCAGGATTATGAAAAGGCGGCTGAATTGCGGGATGAAGAACGTAAATTACAGCAGCAGTTGGCAGAGGAAAAAAGCAAGTGGGAGCAGGAACAGGGACAAAAAACTGAATTGGTTACTGAAGCTGAAATTGCTGAGGTGGTTTCTAGTTGGACCGGGGTGCCGGTACAGCAATTAACCCAAGCAGAGGCTGAGCGGTTATTAAATCTAGAGGAATTATTAGGTAAGCGGGTCATTGGACAGGAAAAGGCGATTACCGCCATTTCACAGGCGATCAGAAGAGCTAGTGCTGGATTGAAAGATCCTAAAAGACCAATCGGTTCCTTTATTTTCGCTGGCCCTACTGGAGTAGGGAAGACTGAGTTGGCTAAAGCCTTAGCTGAAATTCTTTTTGGTGATGAAGAGGCATTGATTAGATTGGATATGTCCGAGTATATGGAAAAACATACGGTAGCACGTTTAATTGGTGCTCCTCCAGGTTATGTAGGTTATGATGAAGGTGGTCAATTAACTGAGGCTGTTAGACGTAAGCCTTATGCGGTGATTCTGCTTGATGAAATTGAAAAGGCTCATGCTGATGTTTTTAATGCCCTTTTACAAGTAATGGAGGATGGACGTCTCACAGACGCTAAAGGACGTACGGTTAATTTCCGTAATACTGTTTTGATTATGACTTCCAATTTGGGGGCTAGTCAAATTGGTCAGGGCACAACCGTTGGTTTTGTTCCCAATGCTGATAAGCAGGATAAGCATCAGGAAATGAAAAAAGAGGTTATGGAGGCTATTAAAAAGGCTTTCCGTCCGGAATTTTTGAATCGTTTAGATGGAATTATTATCTTCCATGCACTATATCAGGAACAGTTAAAGAAAATTACTACTTTATTAATTAATCAAGTGATTGCACGTCTGCGTGAACAAGAAATTGAAGTGGAAGTAAGTGAGGCTGTTAAGGAAAAGGTAATGCAAGCAGGCTATAATCCCCTTTTTGGGGCAAGACCTTTAAGAAGGGCCGTACAGCGAATAGTTGAAGATCGCTTGTCAGAAGAACTACTCAAGCAGACTTTTCAAAAAGGAGATCAGATTAGGGTTGAGCTTGAAGGTGAAGAAGTGGTTGTACGGGTAATTTGA
- a CDS encoding CarD family transcriptional regulator, translating to MFEIGDKVVYPMHGAGIIEAIEEKEILGEKRNYYVLKMPIGEMKVMVPINNVDAVGMRKVINSEEISRVFHILQQDDSPMSNNWNRRYRHNMEKIKTGNIYELAEVVRNLAARDREKGLSTGEKKMLDNARQILLSELVLAREGEEEQIKDLLQQYLA from the coding sequence ATGTTTGAAATAGGGGATAAAGTAGTTTATCCAATGCATGGGGCCGGAATTATTGAGGCTATCGAGGAAAAAGAAATTCTGGGCGAGAAACGTAATTATTATGTTTTAAAAATGCCTATTGGTGAAATGAAAGTTATGGTCCCCATTAATAATGTAGATGCTGTAGGAATGCGTAAAGTAATTAATAGTGAAGAGATTAGTCGGGTATTTCATATTTTGCAGCAAGACGATTCACCAATGTCCAATAACTGGAACAGGAGATATCGTCATAATATGGAAAAGATTAAAACCGGTAATATTTATGAACTAGCGGAAGTAGTTAGAAATTTAGCTGCTCGGGACAGGGAAAAGGGTTTATCTACAGGTGAAAAGAAAATGCTTGACAATGCACGCCAGATATTGCTAAGTGAGTTAGTACTGGCGAGAGAAGGGGAAGAGGAGCAAATCAAGGATCTCCTACAGCAATATTTAGCTTAA